GAACGGTAGGGAGGGCACCGAGACCACCTTGAAGCCGGCGTATTCGCTCGGCGGGTTGCCGGTGGCGAAGACGAGCACCTCGTGGCCCATGTCGGCGAGCTGCTCAAGGGTGCGCGACGTACGGGTGACCACCCCGTCGATCTTCGGCAGGAAGACCTCGGTGAAGACGGCGATGCGCATTTACTTCTCGCCGTCGGGTACGCCTTCGGCCTGGGCGGCGGTCCACAGGGACCGCGCCGGGATCTTCGAGCGGTCCGCCCGGTCCGCGTACTTCTTGGCCACGTCCTCGACCTCGCGCAAAAGCCCCTCTTCGAGGAACGTCGGCTCCAAGCCCAGGCTGAGGAAGGTGTCGTTGGAGACGTGCAGCTCGTTTTCCGCTGACTCTTTGCGCGGGTTGGGCACCATGGCCACCTCCGCGCCGGAGATTCGAGAGATGAGCTCGGCGAGATCGCGCACGCGGTGGGTCTCGGTCATCTGGTTGAAGATCTTGACGCGCTCGCCGCGCTGCGGCGGGTTCTCCACCGCGAGCTGGATGCACTTGGCCATGTCCCGGATGTGGATGAACGCGCGGGTCTGGCCGCCCGTGCCGTGGACGGTCAGTGGGTAGCCCACGGCCGCCTGCATAAGGAAGCGGTTGAGCACCGTGCCGTAGTCGCCGTCGTAGTCGAAGCGGTTGATAAGGCGCTCGTCGCGTTCCGTCTGCGGGGTGTGCGTACCCCAGATGATGCCCTGGTGCAGGTCGGTGATGCGCAGCTCGTCGTTCTTGGCGTAGTAGGCAAACAGGTTCTGGTCCAGCACCTTCGTCATGTGGTACACGGAGCCGGGGTTGGTGGGGTAGAGGATCTGCTTTTCAACCGTGCCGCCTTCGTCGGTGGAGACGGTGACATCGAGGTAGCCCTCCGGGATCTTCATCCCGGCGGTGCCGTAGCCGTAGACGCCCATGGTGCCAAGGTGGACGACGTGGACGTCGAGGCCCGATTCG
This is a stretch of genomic DNA from Corynebacterium auris. It encodes these proteins:
- a CDS encoding NAD-dependent epimerase/dehydratase family protein; the protein is MRIAVLGGDGFCGWPAALHLSDLGHDVTIVDNLSRRAIDEELGAESLTPIASIEERLAAWTEVSGREIGFVNLDVARDFDGLLEFITRERPDTVIHFAEQRAAPYSMKNHRTKRYTVDNNVNATHNLLVAIVESGLDVHVVHLGTMGVYGYGTAGMKIPEGYLDVTVSTDEGGTVEKQILYPTNPGSVYHMTKVLDQNLFAYYAKNDELRITDLHQGIIWGTHTPQTERDERLINRFDYDGDYGTVLNRFLMQAAVGYPLTVHGTGGQTRAFIHIRDMAKCIQLAVENPPQRGERVKIFNQMTETHRVRDLAELISRISGAEVAMVPNPRKESAENELHVSNDTFLSLGLEPTFLEEGLLREVEDVAKKYADRADRSKIPARSLWTAAQAEGVPDGEK